The Luteimonas galliterrae genomic interval CGCGAACGTTTCGTCGAGGAGGCCGTCCGTGCGCGCGCATGACACCTACGACTATGCGGTGATCCGCGTGGTGCCGCGCGTGGAGCGCGAGGAGTTCGTCAACGTCGGCATCATCCTGTCGTGCGAATCGAACCAGTATCTGGAAGCGCGGATCGAACTGGATGCCGCACGCGTGTCGGCGCTGGACCCCGGCATCGACATCGAAGCGCTGCGCCGCCATCTCGACACCATCCCGGCGATCTGCCGCGGCGGCGCCGGCAGCGGACCGATCGGCCAGTTGCCGCTGCGCGCGCGCTTCCACTGGCTCACCGCCAAACGCAGCGCGATCATCCAAACTTCGCCCGTGCACATGGGCAAATGCGCGGACATGGCCGCGACCATGGAACACCTGCTGGACCGCATGGTCCGCGTGAAGTCCGCGCCGTCCCCTTGAATCACGGGTCCGCGGTCGCATCTCAGTAACCGAACGAACGCCGAGGAAAGCGCCATGACCGCCTTCGATCTGACCCCGCCCACCGATGCGCAGCGCAGCGATCTGACCGCCGCGCTCAGCGACGAAGAACGCCACGTGCTGCTGGCGCACGGCACCGAGGCGCCGTTCTGCGGCGTATTCCTGGACAACAAGCGCGACGGCGTCTACACCTGCCGCTTCTGCGGCCTGCCGCTGTTCCGCTCCAGCGCCAAGTTCGATTCCGGCACCGGCTGGCCGAGCTTCTTCCAGCCCTACGACGCCGCGCACGTGCGCGAGATCCGCGACACCAGCCACGGCATGATCCGCACCGAAATCGTCTGCGCGCGTTGTGGCAGCCACCTGGGCCACGTGTTCCCGGACGGCCCGCCGCCGACCGGAGAGCGGCACTGCCTCAACTCGGTATCGCTGGGCTTCACGCCGAACGGCGATGCCCTGCCCGATCCGCTGCGGCGCGGCGGCGCGGAAGCGGCGCCTGCGGCTTGATCGCGCGCCAGGCGTTATCCTTTACCAATTCCACCCGACGCGCAGACCGATGTCCGACACGCCGCCCGACCGCCTTTCCAGCGACGAACGCAGCCCCTTCCACGATGCCGCCGCGCTCGAACGCGGCGTCGGCGTGCGCTTCAACGGCGTGGAAAAAACCAATGTCGAGGAGTATTGCGTCAGCGAGGGCTGGGTGCGGTTGCCGGTGGGCAAGACCTTGGACCGCCGCGGCAATCCGATGACGCTCAAAGTGAAGGGAACGGTGGAAGTCTATTTTCGCGATCCTCCCGACGCGAGCACGGACCTGTAACGGACAAGGCCGGCGATCGCCGGCCTTGTCGCATAAGCGTCGGGCTTCAACCGATTATTGGACGCGCGCGGTGGTGCCCGACTGCACGCGGATCTGCTTGGTCGGTACGGTCTGGCTGCCGTCGGCATGCTTGACCGTGACTTCGTAGATGCCGATCGGCACGCGGCGCAGGTTGTACTTGCCGTCCTTCTCGACGCTGATTTCGCGATGGAAGCCGATCGCCGGGTTGTGCACCACGACGGTATCGCCGGCTACGGCTTCGCCCATGATGTTGCCGGAGGCTTGTTGCGCCTGGGCGCCGGCGGTAACGCCCAGAGCCAGGGTCGCGCCTAACGCAAGGCGCTTCAGATGATTGCGGATGGCGGAGTTCATTTCGGTTCTCGACTGGTGTCGCGGTGGGGTGATTCTCTTTCCTGGCGCGTTTGCGGCGCCAGACAGGCAATCGCTCGATCGCCCGCGGCGATTCTAAACAAGCGATGCTTCCGGAAACCGTGCCGAAGGTCACCGCGACAAGGGCGCATCATGAACGGTCCGCTGCAGCTTCAGCGCCGATCGAGCGTAGTGCGCAACACCGTCAACGTGGTGACGTCGTCGACGCCCTTGAGCATCGCGATGGCTTCGCGCAAGTCGGCCAGCTGCCCCGGCGTATCGGCGCATACCAGCACTACCAGATCGATTTCGCCGGCCACGCTGAACGCCTGTTGCACCTGCGGCAACCGCGCGAGCGAAGGCATGACATCGTCGCAGCTGAACCCGTCGGCGTAGCGCAACAGCAGCCAAGCCTGCAGGGGATCGCCGCCGCTGCCCAGACGCACGGTGTATTGCGCGATCACGCCTGCGTTCTCCAGGCGTTGCAGGCGCTCCTGCACGGTGCTGCGCGACAGGCCCACCGCCTTGGCGAGCGCCACCGTGGACAGCCGTGCATTGTCCTGGAGCAGCGCGATGAGCTTGCGGTCGATATCGTCGAGAGCTTTCATGCCGCACCGTTTTCCTGGAGGTGCGCCGGCGGATCGCCGGCGCCGCCGGCATTGTGCCGGGTTGAGACCGGCAGATGCGAACCGGCACAGTGCCGCATCCGCCGACCCGAGCAAAAACCGATGCCCTTCCCCCGCTTCGCGGCGCTGCCGGCGCCGCCGTACTACGCGGTGATCTTCTCTTCGCAACGGAGCGGCGTGGACGCGGCAGGCTACGAAGCCGCCGCGAACCGGATGGTGGAACTGGTGCAGGAACAACCGGGCTTTCTGGGTTTCGAGTCCGCGCGCGACGCCGCCGGTTTCGGCATTACCGTCGCCTATTTCGAAAGCGAAGCGGCGATCGCGCGCTGGCGAGACCACGCCGAACACATCGTCGCGCGCCGCAACGGAAATAACCACTGGTACGAACACTTCGAACAACGCGTCGCCCGCGTCGAGCGCGCCTACGGCGGCGTGCGCCGCGACCACGATTGACGCCCCAGGACGACATCGCCATGACTTTGGACAAGACCACGGTACTGATTCCCATCGATGTGCAACGCGGTTTCGACTATCCGCCGTGGGGCCGGCGCGGCAATCCCGCCATGGAAGCCAACGGCCGGCGCCTGCTCGCCGCTTGGCGCGCCAGCGGACGTTCCTTGATCCACGTGCGGCACGATTCGATCGTCGAGGGTTCTTCGTTGCGTCCGACGCATCAGGGCAACGCGTTCCGCGAAGGCTTCGAACCGCTGGCGGACGAACCGGTCGTCGGCAAATCGGTCAACGCCGCGTTCATCGGCACCGACCTGGACCTGCGGCTGCGTCGCCTCGGCGCGAGCGGCGTGGTGCTGTTCGGCATCAGCACCGACATGTGCGTATCCACGACCGCGCGCGTGGCCAGCAACCTGGGTTACCGCACGACCGTCGTCGGCGACGCCTGCGCCTGCTTCGATCTGCCCGATGGCGAGGGCGGCACCCTGGCCGCGGAAGACATCGGCCGCGCCCACCTGGCCACGTTGCGCGCGGAATTCGCCGACGTGCTCGACACGGACGATCTCATCGCCCGGCTGTAGCGATCGCGGCGTCCCGCCGGCGGGACAATCCCTGCATCGCATGCGTGGCCGTGAACGGCGAATGCGGCACCGGCCACCCGGCACTTGACCGCGGACACGCATCGCTTTACTTGTGTCGGCCTGCCTGGAGGACGCCATGCAATTCCTAGCCCTGATCTACAACGACGATTCGCTGCTCGAAGGCCTGCCGCAAAGCGAGGCCGACACCATGATGCGCAACTGCTTCGCCCATGCCGACGAGTTGCGCGCCAGCGGCCGTCTGCTCGAATCGCAGCAGCTGGAGGCGGCGAAAGCG includes:
- a CDS encoding DUF3037 domain-containing protein; translation: MRAHDTYDYAVIRVVPRVEREEFVNVGIILSCESNQYLEARIELDAARVSALDPGIDIEALRRHLDTIPAICRGGAGSGPIGQLPLRARFHWLTAKRSAIIQTSPVHMGKCADMAATMEHLLDRMVRVKSAPSP
- the msrB gene encoding peptide-methionine (R)-S-oxide reductase MsrB, coding for MTAFDLTPPTDAQRSDLTAALSDEERHVLLAHGTEAPFCGVFLDNKRDGVYTCRFCGLPLFRSSAKFDSGTGWPSFFQPYDAAHVREIRDTSHGMIRTEIVCARCGSHLGHVFPDGPPPTGERHCLNSVSLGFTPNGDALPDPLRRGGAEAAPAA
- a CDS encoding DUF3297 family protein, encoding MSDTPPDRLSSDERSPFHDAAALERGVGVRFNGVEKTNVEEYCVSEGWVRLPVGKTLDRRGNPMTLKVKGTVEVYFRDPPDASTDL
- a CDS encoding carboxypeptidase-like regulatory domain-containing protein; this translates as MNSAIRNHLKRLALGATLALGVTAGAQAQQASGNIMGEAVAGDTVVVHNPAIGFHREISVEKDGKYNLRRVPIGIYEVTVKHADGSQTVPTKQIRVQSGTTARVQ
- a CDS encoding Lrp/AsnC family transcriptional regulator, whose translation is MKALDDIDRKLIALLQDNARLSTVALAKAVGLSRSTVQERLQRLENAGVIAQYTVRLGSGGDPLQAWLLLRYADGFSCDDVMPSLARLPQVQQAFSVAGEIDLVVLVCADTPGQLADLREAIAMLKGVDDVTTLTVLRTTLDRR
- a CDS encoding antibiotic biosynthesis monooxygenase family protein; this encodes MPFPRFAALPAPPYYAVIFSSQRSGVDAAGYEAAANRMVELVQEQPGFLGFESARDAAGFGITVAYFESEAAIARWRDHAEHIVARRNGNNHWYEHFEQRVARVERAYGGVRRDHD
- a CDS encoding cysteine hydrolase family protein → MTLDKTTVLIPIDVQRGFDYPPWGRRGNPAMEANGRRLLAAWRASGRSLIHVRHDSIVEGSSLRPTHQGNAFREGFEPLADEPVVGKSVNAAFIGTDLDLRLRRLGASGVVLFGISTDMCVSTTARVASNLGYRTTVVGDACACFDLPDGEGGTLAAEDIGRAHLATLRAEFADVLDTDDLIARL